A segment of the Alistipes communis genome:
CTACCTCTATCTCTATGTCGGCGACTGGGCCAACGCCAAGAAGTGGGCCGAGGAGGTAGTCAAGCTGGGAATTTACGATCTCTATCGCAGCACGGCCGATCCGGCCGACAGTTTCCGCCGGCAGTTCATCCACGAGGCCTACAACAACGACACGAAGGAGTCGATCCTCACCACCGAGCTGGGTATGCGTCAGGTGCAGCGCCGTCTGGCTCCGCCCGACGGCGGTAACGGCCAGACCGGTCTGTCGCCCACGGCGTCGCTCGTCGACGAGTTCGAGTTGCTCGACGGCCGCACGCTCGACGAACTGCCCGCCGACGAGAAACGGGCCTACCAGCTCGACCCGCAGCCCGAAAAGCGCGATCCGCGTCTGGGCATGTCGATCATCTTCCCCACCGAGACCTTCCTCGGCTATACGGCCCATCCGTGGGAGCCTTCGCACAAGGACGCCATCGGCAAGGAGGGTTCGACGAAGACCGGTTACTGGATCAAGAAGTGGGCGAACGAAACCGACCGCACCAATTACAGCAGTACGGACGGCGGCAAGCTCGACTTCCAGAACATGCGCTATGCGGTGGTGCTGCTCAACTACGTCGAAGCTGCCATCGAGCTGAACCAGCTGAGCGATCCGAATATCTACGACTATCTCGACGACATCCGCGACCGTGCGGGAATGCCGCCCGTGGATCGCACGAAGTACGCTACGCAGACGAAGCTGCGCGAACTGGTACGCCGCGAGCGCCGTGTGGAACTGGCCTTCGAGGGACACCGTCTGTTCGATATCCGCCGCTGGCGGATCGCCGAGCAGGTGATGAACGGCGAGGTCTACGGCGCGACGCCTCCGGGTGCCGACGACCGCTACCTGGCCCAGACGCGCGTCTTCAACCCCAACCGCGACTACCTGTGGCCCATTCCGGTCGGTGAGATGAACACTAACACGGCGATGGAGCAGAACCCCGGGTATTGATGCCGCAGATTCGAACGACGGATTTCTCCGCCGACGGCCGGTGACGGCGGCCGGCGGAGAATTCGTAAACGGCAGAGAGAACAAACCAACTATTAATCTGACTTGTTATGCAACCGATGAAACGAACATTCCGAAGTGCGATATGGCCCCTTTTGGGGCTGTTGACCGTCGCCTGCGCTGCGCCGGACGGGCGCAATCTTCCGGCTGCGGAAGATTTCGAGAGCCTGAGCGCGCAGTTCGCGGCACCTTCCAAGGAGTACGGCTCGGCGCCGCTCTTCGTCTGGAACAAGGTCGTGACGCCCGAACGGATCGACGAAGCGATGGCCGACCTCAAAGACAAGGGCTTCGGCGGCGTCTTCGTA
Coding sequences within it:
- a CDS encoding RagB/SusD family nutrient uptake outer membrane protein, whose amino-acid sequence is MNYIDHIKGYLSRAALLLLMAGGALMAGCEDFLVRDVPNQTTDEEWWQNKGQLNTALNNLYKPMPSGSITYVNHDVKQAQNTGYSNARVEMEALTDNGIGSANYVSYNAFTAGITSASETVCTNIWNMKWTVIRRCCRFMEHYQQATVAPDAAPHEGIQTVDRFAAEARALRAFYHLELFLFFGDIPLVDHSTLPTEQFLVRRPQQEVVDWIAGELEGASHNLPVVPQTKSERWRWTKGACYAWMSYLYLYVGDWANAKKWAEEVVKLGIYDLYRSTADPADSFRRQFIHEAYNNDTKESILTTELGMRQVQRRLAPPDGGNGQTGLSPTASLVDEFELLDGRTLDELPADEKRAYQLDPQPEKRDPRLGMSIIFPTETFLGYTAHPWEPSHKDAIGKEGSTKTGYWIKKWANETDRTNYSSTDGGKLDFQNMRYAVVLLNYVEAAIELNQLSDPNIYDYLDDIRDRAGMPPVDRTKYATQTKLRELVRRERRVELAFEGHRLFDIRRWRIAEQVMNGEVYGATPPGADDRYLAQTRVFNPNRDYLWPIPVGEMNTNTAMEQNPGY